In the Parashewanella tropica genome, GGCTGCTGTCTTTATTGGCCGTAGCAGTCGTGTTCATGTCTAGTTCTTTAATCAGCTTTTTCCATCTTGCTAATCATTTACAAAATAAACAAGTCGATGAGTTGCAAAGTATGCTTGTTGAGCATCGGCATCAATATACTCAATGGAATTTAAATGACTGGCTCCCGCCAGTATTGATGAGCTATAACACAGTAAGCTTTGAGGTCAGAAAAGAAAATAAGGTGCTGTTTCATTATCAGGGCAATATTCAGACTCGTTTTATCAATGAATATCAATTTAGCTTAGATAAAAACAATACGATTAACGCCACTTTAAAACTCGAATCTCCTTACATGCAACATCAAATCAGTCAATTTGAACTGATTTTATTGTTGATTACTTTGGGGTTAATTGGACTATTTACCTTTTATGGCTATCGCTGGATAGAAAGTCAACTGAACGGCGTGGAAGAGTTAGCTGCGAGAGGGCAAATGATCCTTGAGAAGCGATTTGATCAAGCGCTATCGGAAAAAGGCCGAGGGCAACCTAGGATCATTAATCATGCTATGACCTTGTTGTTAGAAGAGCTCAAAGACGCCCACAAAGAAAGATCACGATTTGATAAATACATTCGAAGTAACACCTTTTTAGATCCTGAACTTGGGATAGGTAACCGACTTTATCTTAAAAATAGACTCGCCGCCTTATCTAACGAACAGGGCATGATGTCCGATGGTGTGGTCTACTTTTTGGAGATGGAAGACCTTGATTTTTTGCAGCAAGAAGAAGGTGAAGAAGCCATTCGAGGTTTTTTGACGACGTGCTTGAGTGCCATTGACGTTGCGCTTCAAAGCCAAGCAAACAGTTTTGTTGCTCGTCGGTCGTTTAATCAGTTTGCCATTGTCGTTCCTCAGCTGTCTTTGTCTGACGCCGATAAATTAGCGGGTCGAATATTAAAAATTTGCTTGCGACTGCCTTTACCGACTTCCAAAAGAATGGATGACTTTTTCCATATCGGTGGCGCATTTTTCAGTGTCGGCGATGACAGTAAATCAATCTTAGACGAAGCTGAAATGGCGTTAAGGGCCGCTCAATTTCAGGGAAACAGCAGTTGGTTTATGTATGAAAAAGAGTCTGTGATTGAAGATGTGAAAAAGGGCTCTGTAAGATGGCGTAGCTTGCTCGAAAACGCCATTGAAAAGCAAAGATTCGTCGCCTTCGTCCAAAAAGTCATAGATACTGAGCAGCAAACCCTCTATTTCGAAGTATTTTCACGGATAAAAGAGTCCAAAGACAGTTTTATTCGTACCTCCCAATATACGGCTATGGCGGCAAAGTGCGGGTTAATGCCACAGATCGACCGCTTAACCATCGAATCTTTATTGCGATTACATTTAAGTAAAAAGCAAAATCGACAATCACAATATTGTATTAATTTACATGTGGATTCCTTATTGAGTGAGCGATTTCGCAATTGGCTGAAGACTTTTCTTATTGAGCAATCGAATTACGTGCATCAACTTATTTTTGAGATTTCAGAGCCAGTTGCGGTAAAACACTCCAATGAAGTTAACCAAGTGTTTTCTTTGGTGTCCTCCTTAGGCGCGAAAATCAGTATCGACAGTGTTGGTCAACAAGTGGTTGGTAGCCAATATCTAAAGGAATTGAAAGTAAACTATGTGAAATTACATAGATCGATTGTGAGACAGATCCACCTTCGCCCTGAAAATCAGTTATTTGTAAGAAGCTTATATGGCGCTTTATATCGCACCGATGCAAAAATCATTGCTGAAGGAGTAGAAGCTTTTGAAGAGTGGCAAACACTACAAGTGCTTGGGGTGAGTGCTGGTCAAGGTAGTTTTTTTAATGATTTAACACAATTGTCATAACCATTCTTCATAATGCGGCTGAGTGAGTTTTGTTCAGAAAATGTTGTTCCATACTGTTGAAAAAAATAGTGAATTTCTACTCTAAACCGTAAGTTTTGTTCGGTTTTCCTTGACCAAATAGCGCCAATTGTTGGAAAATCGTCAAAAGTTTGCCTTATTTCACCGTCTTGAATAAGGGGCTTTGGTCAAAAATAAAAAGAAGATAAAGGCAATTAATGGGTAATGTGCTGTCCAGAAAATTGGCGTTTTGGAAGAAGCCTACAGAATCGATAAATATAGGGATTTATATAGATAGCACTCATGTATGGTGTTTTACCAAACATGGGGTTGAGCTTGATGCACCTCAACGTTTTACTCGTGATGAGGGGGGGCTCAGTATTTTCAAAACCATCAGTGAGACTTACCCACAAGCTCGACTGCATATCATCCTAGGCCAAGGTTGTTATCAACTTCTACAGGTAGACAAACCACAGATCGATGAAGCTGAACTAAAGCAAGCATTAATTTGGTCAATCAAAGATCTGGTTTCCACTCCAGTGACTCAATTACATCTTGATTACTTTTCTTATTCCATTGCGAACAATAACAAGCTGAATGTTGTTGTTTCCGAGAAAGCAATGTTACAACAAATGGTATCGGCGGCTTGCGAACAAGATCTCACTATTACTGGGATAAGTATTGAAGAAATCGTCTTATCCAATACTCAAGGTGAAGCTGAGCAAGCGCGGTTAATGTTGTGTCATCAAGAAGGGGCTGATTTACTCTTGGTGGTAATAAAGGATGGTGAATTGTGTTTACAGCGTCGAATTCGTGGGTTTCATGCATTAAACGCCATGAGCAAAGATGACTTGAGTTATGGGGCAGCAGATACCTTAAGTCTCGAAATTCAACGCTCAATGGATTTTTATGAAAGCCAATCTCGTCAAGCACCAATTAATAAAATTCAGTTAGTGTTGGGTGAACGTGGCGACGATCTAAAACCATTACTCGCACAAAATTTACAACAGCCTATTGAAAGCTTAAATATAGAAAATTACTCGCTTTGGTTGGCCGAATTGGCATTAGAAGAGTTCAGCCAAACTGAAGATACAGAGAAGGTTAACCTATGACAGTAAAAACTCGGGTTAACCTACTTTCAGAAGACTTACTCCCCAAACGGCTAAAGTTAAGTTTACCGCGTTTGTTGTCGGCTTTTGCCGTCATTTTGAGTTTATCTGTAGGGCTAAGCGTCATACTTTGGGCAAAAGATGATGCGCTATCGGCAAAGATGCAGCTACTTCAAAACCAAAGTCAGCAAATCCAAGCACAACAAAAACAACTGGAACAACAGCTGGCACTGCATCAGCCCGATCAAGCATTAGCGCAAGAAATTGAATTAAAACGTAAGCAGCTTGACATTAAACACAAGATGATTGCGGAGCTGAATAATGATAGTAAGCTTCAAAGTCGCAGTTTTGACGCCATGCTGGAAGATTTAGCTAGAGTAGCGGATGGCAGTTCGTGGTTAACCGATATTGAGGTTCATGAAGGCAAGCTAAAGTTATCAGGCGAAACTTTATCGGCTCAAAGTGTTCCTGCATGGATCCAACGCTTGAGTCAAACTCACTCATTTGCAGGGCAAAAATTCAGTGATTTACAGCTACAAAGAGATGAGAAAGGTGTGATTCATTTTCATTTAAGCACTGATTTCTCAAAGGCTCCTAGTGCAACAACAGCGGTTGCTGAGGGGAATCAATGAAATTGAACTATAGCCAATGGCAAGATAAGTTTGCTCAGTTAACCCTAAGAGAACGAGTACTGATCGCCGCTTCATCAGGTATACTGCTGCTTTGGTTGTGTTCTCTGCCTGTAGAACATTTATATCAAAAGTGGTGTGATCAAAAGCAGGCATATAAAGAGCTTGAACAACAAAACCAATTATCGAACCAGTTGATCCAAACGTATCGCCAACGACTCGAAACCGATCCTAATCAGGACTATCGAGCTCAAATTCAAGCATTAGAAGAACAACAAAATGCACTAAATGAAAGACTTGAAGGGCAACTGGTTGATATGGTGTCGGCGACCTATATGCCGACGCTACTTAAAGATATTTTAAGTAAAACAACAAATGTGAAACTTACTGGTTTAACAACAGTGGCACCAGTACCAGTTCTATCATTGGATGATAGTTCTTCAGAAAACCTTTATCGACACGGTTTGCAGTTGAAGCTCACAGGGGATTATTTCGGATTCATCAAGTTTGTTTCGGCCATCGATGCATTGCCCAACAAGTTGTATTGGAAGCGAGTCAATTACAAAGTGACTCAATATCCAAAGGCTGAAATCGAATTGGAACTTGAAACGGTGAGCATTAACAAGGAACTTATCCGTGTTGCAAATATTCAATAGCTCAATCAAAGCCAGCCTGATCATCGGTTTAAGTTGTGGTGGCCTTTCTCATGCGGCCACTTTGAATGATCCTACCCGTCCAGCGGTGATG is a window encoding:
- the pilO gene encoding type 4a pilus biogenesis protein PilO, which produces MKLNYSQWQDKFAQLTLRERVLIAASSGILLLWLCSLPVEHLYQKWCDQKQAYKELEQQNQLSNQLIQTYRQRLETDPNQDYRAQIQALEEQQNALNERLEGQLVDMVSATYMPTLLKDILSKTTNVKLTGLTTVAPVPVLSLDDSSSENLYRHGLQLKLTGDYFGFIKFVSAIDALPNKLYWKRVNYKVTQYPKAEIELELETVSINKELIRVANIQ
- the csrD gene encoding RNase E specificity factor CsrD — protein: MKLTRVLTKKLALFWLLSLLAVAVVFMSSSLISFFHLANHLQNKQVDELQSMLVEHRHQYTQWNLNDWLPPVLMSYNTVSFEVRKENKVLFHYQGNIQTRFINEYQFSLDKNNTINATLKLESPYMQHQISQFELILLLITLGLIGLFTFYGYRWIESQLNGVEELAARGQMILEKRFDQALSEKGRGQPRIINHAMTLLLEELKDAHKERSRFDKYIRSNTFLDPELGIGNRLYLKNRLAALSNEQGMMSDGVVYFLEMEDLDFLQQEEGEEAIRGFLTTCLSAIDVALQSQANSFVARRSFNQFAIVVPQLSLSDADKLAGRILKICLRLPLPTSKRMDDFFHIGGAFFSVGDDSKSILDEAEMALRAAQFQGNSSWFMYEKESVIEDVKKGSVRWRSLLENAIEKQRFVAFVQKVIDTEQQTLYFEVFSRIKESKDSFIRTSQYTAMAAKCGLMPQIDRLTIESLLRLHLSKKQNRQSQYCINLHVDSLLSERFRNWLKTFLIEQSNYVHQLIFEISEPVAVKHSNEVNQVFSLVSSLGAKISIDSVGQQVVGSQYLKELKVNYVKLHRSIVRQIHLRPENQLFVRSLYGALYRTDAKIIAEGVEAFEEWQTLQVLGVSAGQGSFFNDLTQLS
- a CDS encoding MSHA biogenesis protein MshI, which codes for MGNVLSRKLAFWKKPTESINIGIYIDSTHVWCFTKHGVELDAPQRFTRDEGGLSIFKTISETYPQARLHIILGQGCYQLLQVDKPQIDEAELKQALIWSIKDLVSTPVTQLHLDYFSYSIANNNKLNVVVSEKAMLQQMVSAACEQDLTITGISIEEIVLSNTQGEAEQARLMLCHQEGADLLLVVIKDGELCLQRRIRGFHALNAMSKDDLSYGAADTLSLEIQRSMDFYESQSRQAPINKIQLVLGERGDDLKPLLAQNLQQPIESLNIENYSLWLAELALEEFSQTEDTEKVNL
- a CDS encoding PilN domain-containing protein — its product is MTVKTRVNLLSEDLLPKRLKLSLPRLLSAFAVILSLSVGLSVILWAKDDALSAKMQLLQNQSQQIQAQQKQLEQQLALHQPDQALAQEIELKRKQLDIKHKMIAELNNDSKLQSRSFDAMLEDLARVADGSSWLTDIEVHEGKLKLSGETLSAQSVPAWIQRLSQTHSFAGQKFSDLQLQRDEKGVIHFHLSTDFSKAPSATTAVAEGNQ